A single window of uncultured Pseudodesulfovibrio sp. DNA harbors:
- a CDS encoding molybdopterin-dependent oxidoreductase → MYQDGWIPTVCYQCKAECAILARVENGVVKEVKGNPRGRGKACVKGMAGITSLYSSERLKHPMKRVGERGSGKFERITWEEAMDIMETKLTELRDRGEAHKFTYSMFPHSVTDPKWRFVNAAGGFISTGLPHCDSGKIMAMMHTFGCFPNHHIAPMYHTVPKGGLMILSGRHPFGCLDDAAVPSYILDAKERGAKLIVIDPIYRTEASKADWWIPIKPGGDASLFLGVCNYLLLNDLHDKKFCDKWVREGDMDGLMAYIKDKTPEAMSKICDVPAEDIIKLAKMVAEAPSACIDAFKSIMYGNAMDWGHAWSIFLVITGNLDNPGGQPLPDIAPMAAVEPVPPAPDVTELGYHRSGNNREKFDNYNFFLQPTWYAAQAIKDDTLKVFFASECNPALSEMGSGEWRKAVTMKDENGDYKLELLVVTEIMPSETMKWADLVLPDQTNFERWELLYMPWWYNFGHCAALCQPVVDPIGESRHANRVFIELGQRMFPEYFAFKDDVEYYDIELSGVGMSVKTLQENGGLWSPGAVGFRKYEDNGKFNTPSGKIELEWQMYEDIDQKWPSPELPLEYRRGEDEFPFILVNFRTIFLNNTGAWSQNNAQLRDPVSGLDANPCLLNPLDAKKLGISDGDTVTMASGTGSVEVPVMLTEKIIPGCAGIIHGFGQTMGKVASRGKWIGDNELIADAGSTLDEQDMRGGEAHVSTRVKIYK, encoded by the coding sequence ATGTATCAAGATGGGTGGATTCCAACTGTCTGCTATCAGTGTAAAGCTGAATGTGCCATTTTGGCGCGTGTAGAGAATGGTGTCGTCAAGGAAGTGAAGGGAAATCCTCGCGGACGCGGCAAGGCCTGCGTCAAAGGGATGGCTGGCATCACTTCGTTGTATTCGTCCGAGCGTCTCAAGCATCCCATGAAGCGTGTAGGGGAGCGTGGCAGTGGAAAGTTCGAGCGCATTACCTGGGAAGAAGCCATGGACATCATGGAAACAAAGTTGACCGAACTGCGTGATCGCGGTGAGGCCCACAAGTTTACCTACTCCATGTTTCCACACTCCGTGACCGATCCGAAGTGGCGTTTTGTCAATGCTGCCGGAGGCTTCATTTCGACCGGCCTGCCTCATTGCGATTCGGGAAAGATCATGGCCATGATGCATACATTCGGCTGTTTTCCCAATCATCACATCGCCCCTATGTATCACACGGTGCCCAAGGGCGGCCTGATGATTTTGTCCGGTCGTCATCCGTTCGGTTGTCTGGATGACGCCGCAGTACCTAGTTACATCCTCGACGCAAAGGAGCGCGGAGCAAAACTCATTGTTATCGATCCCATTTATCGTACGGAAGCATCCAAGGCGGATTGGTGGATTCCCATTAAGCCCGGTGGAGACGCATCGTTGTTTTTGGGAGTCTGCAACTATTTGTTGCTGAATGATCTGCATGACAAGAAGTTCTGTGACAAATGGGTTCGTGAAGGCGACATGGACGGCCTGATGGCATACATCAAGGACAAGACACCGGAAGCCATGAGCAAGATTTGTGATGTCCCGGCCGAGGATATCATCAAGCTCGCCAAGATGGTTGCCGAGGCTCCCAGTGCCTGTATCGACGCATTCAAGTCCATTATGTACGGGAACGCCATGGATTGGGGACACGCTTGGTCCATCTTCCTTGTCATTACCGGCAATCTGGACAATCCGGGGGGGCAGCCCTTGCCAGACATCGCACCCATGGCAGCGGTTGAACCCGTTCCTCCGGCACCTGATGTTACAGAGCTTGGCTATCATCGGTCCGGTAATAACAGGGAAAAATTCGACAATTACAATTTCTTCCTTCAGCCCACATGGTACGCTGCGCAGGCTATCAAGGACGATACCCTCAAGGTCTTCTTTGCCTCGGAGTGCAACCCGGCTCTGTCCGAAATGGGGTCAGGCGAATGGCGTAAGGCCGTGACCATGAAGGACGAGAATGGCGACTACAAGCTGGAACTGCTTGTAGTGACCGAGATTATGCCGTCGGAAACCATGAAATGGGCCGATCTCGTTTTGCCTGATCAGACCAACTTTGAGCGGTGGGAATTACTCTACATGCCGTGGTGGTACAACTTTGGTCATTGTGCGGCGCTGTGTCAGCCAGTTGTTGATCCCATCGGTGAGTCCAGACATGCCAACCGTGTCTTTATCGAGCTTGGTCAGCGCATGTTCCCCGAGTACTTCGCGTTCAAGGACGATGTAGAATATTACGACATCGAATTGTCCGGCGTGGGTATGTCCGTCAAGACACTCCAAGAGAACGGTGGCCTTTGGTCGCCGGGAGCTGTTGGTTTTCGTAAATATGAAGATAACGGAAAATTCAATACACCATCCGGCAAGATCGAGTTGGAATGGCAGATGTACGAGGACATTGATCAGAAGTGGCCCAGTCCTGAACTGCCATTGGAATATCGTCGTGGTGAAGATGAGTTCCCATTCATTCTTGTTAATTTCAGGACCATTTTCCTGAACAATACGGGCGCATGGTCCCAAAATAACGCACAGCTTCGTGACCCCGTATCCGGTCTCGACGCCAACCCCTGTCTCCTGAATCCTCTTGATGCAAAAAAACTCGGTATTTCTGATGGCGATACCGTGACCATGGCATCAGGTACAGGTTCTGTTGAGGTCCCTGTCATGTTGACTGAAAAGATTATTCCCGGTTGCGCGGGCATCATTCACGGATTTGGTCAGACCATGGGCAAGGTGGCATCTCGCGGCAAGTGGATAGGCGACAATGAATTGATTGCCGATGCCGGTTCCACGTTGGACGAACAGGATATGCGCGGTGGCGAGGCGCATGTCTCGACTCGAGTCAAGATATACAAATAA
- a CDS encoding formate/nitrite transporter family protein has product MALICVDDEKRLRAVHGAGWWKDRITMQAIAERVRGCAIISEAYPFEWENWMPLSPEKHLMEVADVCDKKWGMLRKRPLAFLLSAFAGGAFVCFGAMLALAVSAGVPSSLAPGLANLLMGLVFMFSLVIIMFSGMTLVTADMAYGLVGVFQDRITWRQFVWGVFVGYIGNFIGSMTFMWIMSKGGGYHALPWLMRAHEIGLAKTGETAMEIFVMGIICTWTLQSAAILFMKTNDDMSKIVLTAYGPLAFVAGMNEHCIANIGFLAVPLFQQDMWVEAVSGMNNVVPVLMHWGFGKFGWAHNQLFTIMGNAIGGTLFVAVVFQLVADPLKLKDLYRKRHEFMAADGELKEVE; this is encoded by the coding sequence ATGGCTCTTATTTGTGTGGACGACGAAAAACGTCTGCGCGCAGTGCACGGCGCTGGCTGGTGGAAAGACAGGATAACCATGCAAGCGATTGCTGAGAGAGTGAGGGGATGCGCTATTATATCAGAGGCGTATCCCTTCGAATGGGAGAATTGGATGCCTTTGAGTCCTGAAAAACATCTGATGGAAGTCGCAGACGTATGCGACAAGAAGTGGGGAATGCTGCGAAAAAGGCCGCTGGCCTTTCTACTTTCCGCTTTTGCGGGAGGGGCATTTGTCTGCTTCGGTGCCATGTTGGCATTGGCCGTTTCTGCCGGGGTGCCGAGTAGTCTGGCTCCGGGATTAGCCAATTTACTTATGGGTCTCGTATTTATGTTCTCGTTGGTCATCATCATGTTCAGCGGAATGACGCTTGTCACGGCAGACATGGCCTATGGGTTGGTTGGAGTGTTTCAGGATCGCATCACTTGGCGACAGTTCGTCTGGGGTGTTTTTGTGGGATATATTGGTAATTTCATAGGCTCCATGACGTTCATGTGGATCATGAGTAAAGGCGGCGGTTACCACGCTCTTCCTTGGCTTATGCGGGCCCATGAAATTGGCCTGGCAAAGACCGGCGAGACCGCCATGGAAATCTTTGTCATGGGTATAATCTGCACTTGGACACTGCAATCCGCAGCCATCCTTTTCATGAAAACCAACGATGACATGAGCAAGATCGTTCTGACCGCTTACGGGCCATTGGCCTTTGTGGCAGGCATGAATGAACACTGCATAGCGAACATCGGCTTTTTGGCTGTGCCGCTTTTTCAACAGGACATGTGGGTTGAGGCCGTTTCCGGTATGAACAACGTCGTTCCAGTGCTGATGCACTGGGGATTCGGTAAGTTTGGCTGGGCACATAACCAACTCTTTACAATCATGGGGAATGCTATTGGTGGAACGCTTTTCGTGGCGGTTGTGTTCCAGTTGGTGGCAGATCCCCTCAAACTCAAGGATTTGTACCGCAAACGTCATGAATTCATGGCTGCCGACGGGGAACTTAAGGAGGTGGAATGA
- a CDS encoding sigma-70 family RNA polymerase sigma factor, whose translation MGYFEEQTNVRGMNELITGLMPGILAHANRMLGSSDEAQDVVQESLLIAYSRLDQLREVDRFPAWLKAIVVSQCHRQLRVRGREISLESLARFEPLAPKSFDPLLSYESKCFRATASQAILKLSEPLRDVCQLYFESGYSVGEVADALSLKRGTVRKRLHNARPLLSNMLEKYVSEPAIKVGYLPISDHLLGMVAHRLGMGRNSRIHMKRFLSWTALANALRQGTINAAFIMAPLAMQLCNSGTPLKYIMDGHHDGSSLTTSAEKLEGKLVGVPGKYSTHRVLLGKLAQDQPGNWGNVSTADTNPSYVISSLKRQLIDAFFCAEPWSTKCLSEGGADVQIRSKEIAPGHICCVVAVREDFFNAYPELVSDYVRILYQARDKLHTDIDYCAATQAVYTGVSRDLAAKVLEEKIVTFDDLSPDRGRIYEFMQLAIASGVLSSSCDLDEFVCDEFC comes from the coding sequence ATGGGATACTTTGAAGAACAGACGAATGTTCGCGGGATGAACGAACTTATTACCGGGTTGATGCCCGGCATTCTCGCTCATGCTAACCGTATGCTTGGTTCCTCTGATGAGGCGCAAGATGTTGTTCAAGAATCTTTACTCATAGCCTATTCCCGGTTGGATCAACTGCGTGAAGTGGACCGTTTCCCCGCTTGGCTCAAGGCGATAGTCGTGTCTCAATGTCATCGGCAGTTGCGAGTCCGAGGGCGAGAAATCTCTCTGGAGAGTCTGGCTCGTTTCGAGCCTCTTGCCCCGAAGTCTTTTGACCCTTTATTGAGTTATGAATCCAAGTGCTTTCGCGCTACGGCTAGTCAGGCTATTTTAAAGTTGTCTGAGCCGTTGCGGGATGTCTGCCAACTTTATTTTGAATCCGGCTATTCAGTGGGAGAAGTTGCTGATGCCCTTTCTTTGAAAAGAGGAACCGTACGCAAGCGGTTGCACAATGCTCGCCCATTACTTTCTAATATGTTGGAGAAGTATGTCAGTGAACCCGCCATCAAGGTCGGTTATCTTCCCATATCGGATCATTTGCTGGGTATGGTGGCCCATCGTTTAGGCATGGGACGCAACTCCCGGATCCACATGAAGCGATTTCTGTCCTGGACCGCGCTTGCCAATGCTTTGCGTCAGGGAACAATCAACGCGGCATTTATCATGGCACCTCTGGCCATGCAGTTGTGCAATTCCGGGACACCGCTCAAATACATCATGGATGGGCATCACGATGGGAGTTCGTTGACAACTTCTGCAGAAAAGTTGGAGGGGAAGCTTGTGGGCGTCCCTGGCAAATATTCTACGCATCGTGTCCTGCTCGGCAAGTTGGCCCAGGATCAACCGGGGAATTGGGGCAACGTCAGTACTGCTGATACCAACCCTTCCTACGTCATCAGTTCCTTGAAGCGACAGTTGATAGACGCCTTTTTTTGTGCCGAACCCTGGAGTACGAAGTGCCTCAGTGAAGGCGGAGCTGATGTGCAGATTCGTTCCAAAGAGATTGCGCCGGGACATATCTGCTGTGTGGTTGCCGTTCGTGAGGACTTTTTTAATGCTTATCCTGAATTGGTGAGCGATTATGTCCGTATTTTATATCAGGCCAGAGACAAGCTTCATACGGATATCGACTACTGTGCCGCAACCCAGGCTGTGTATACCGGCGTATCTCGAGATCTTGCAGCCAAAGTCCTTGAAGAAAAAATTGTCACATTTGATGATTTGAGTCCTGATCGGGGGCGTATTTATGAGTTTATGCAATTGGCCATTGCCAGTGGTGTTCTGTCTTCCTCGTGTGATCTCGATGAATTTGTTTGTGATGAATTCTGTTGA
- a CDS encoding methyl-accepting chemotaxis protein, translated as MAFKDLSLRIKIGGSVCLIVSLILVVYTAIVVSKTQTISIDSAKEIADEMANRYGNQVKNNIEKALDASITTAAIFGGMVKDRDIIDRTIIDEIQKQVALSDDTFYGIQSCFEPNALDGKDAEFHATGDPMWEHMNGAYGNYWWKEGGTLKVVNLTKYDYPNTRAWYKGPRDKDGPFLTEPYYTEVAKTNMSTISVPIRENGKFIGIVGIDFVLSAFQKMVDGIKPMESGYAFIASNKGYCVAHPDSNVVGKNITEAFPQELKTTILSSLENGKTFEDFIVSPLDDMEYLFVFQPILVNGTGSPWSIGIAIPKDKIYEDADAFLQLSVILTIAAILLVVVVVVLLARAITSSLIKAVEFAKEIAAGNLMAQLDINQKDEIGVMASTLAEMGANLRSVVGEVRGVTNNVASGSEELSSTSIALSQGATEQAASIEEVSSSMEEMASNISQNAENAAQTQTLADGAAKQAEEGGEAVSEAVTAMREIADKISIIEEIARQTNLLALNAAIEAARAGEHGKGFAVVAAEVRKLAERSGVAAGEISLLATESVDVADRAGELLGKLVPDIQRTAELVEEITTASNEQNAGASQINTAIQQLDSVVQQNAAASEEMSSTSSQLSAQATQLQSTVSFFKLDEGGYQQPRQVVATRKPAQALSTTQSAPQAPTQSAQGGVALEMNEDEDFERF; from the coding sequence ATGGCGTTCAAAGATCTTTCACTAAGGATAAAAATCGGGGGAAGTGTTTGTCTTATCGTTTCCCTCATCCTCGTGGTGTACACAGCGATTGTCGTCTCAAAGACGCAAACCATTTCTATTGATTCCGCCAAAGAAATCGCGGATGAGATGGCCAACCGGTATGGCAATCAAGTCAAAAACAACATTGAAAAAGCACTTGATGCGTCTATCACAACTGCCGCCATATTCGGAGGCATGGTCAAGGACCGTGATATCATCGATCGCACCATCATCGACGAAATCCAAAAACAGGTCGCTCTTTCCGATGACACATTCTATGGAATTCAGTCCTGCTTCGAGCCAAATGCTCTTGATGGCAAGGACGCGGAATTCCATGCGACAGGCGACCCCATGTGGGAACACATGAATGGTGCTTACGGCAACTATTGGTGGAAGGAAGGCGGCACACTGAAAGTCGTGAACCTTACCAAATATGATTATCCAAATACGCGCGCATGGTATAAAGGCCCTCGAGACAAGGATGGACCGTTCCTGACGGAACCGTATTACACTGAGGTTGCCAAGACGAACATGTCCACCATCAGTGTCCCCATCCGGGAAAATGGCAAGTTCATCGGTATTGTCGGCATCGACTTTGTTCTAAGTGCTTTCCAGAAAATGGTCGATGGCATCAAGCCCATGGAAAGCGGTTACGCCTTCATCGCTTCAAATAAAGGCTACTGTGTGGCCCACCCGGACAGCAATGTTGTGGGCAAAAATATCACTGAAGCTTTCCCCCAGGAACTGAAGACCACCATTCTTTCCTCATTGGAAAATGGTAAAACGTTTGAAGACTTTATCGTATCCCCACTGGATGACATGGAATACCTCTTCGTGTTCCAACCTATCTTAGTAAATGGAACAGGTTCCCCATGGTCCATTGGTATCGCCATTCCCAAAGACAAGATTTATGAAGACGCCGACGCATTCCTGCAGTTGAGCGTTATCTTGACCATAGCCGCAATCCTTCTGGTCGTGGTTGTCGTTGTTCTGCTCGCAAGGGCCATCACCAGTTCCCTGATCAAGGCCGTCGAATTCGCCAAGGAAATTGCCGCAGGCAATCTCATGGCGCAACTCGATATCAACCAGAAAGACGAAATTGGTGTCATGGCCTCAACGCTCGCGGAAATGGGTGCAAACCTCAGAAGCGTGGTTGGCGAAGTACGTGGTGTGACCAACAACGTCGCCTCAGGTTCAGAAGAACTCTCTTCTACTTCCATCGCACTCTCGCAAGGGGCAACCGAACAAGCGGCCTCCATTGAGGAAGTTTCCTCCAGCATGGAGGAAATGGCCTCCAATATCAGCCAGAATGCTGAAAACGCCGCCCAAACGCAAACCCTTGCAGACGGCGCTGCCAAGCAGGCAGAAGAAGGCGGCGAAGCCGTATCCGAAGCCGTCACAGCCATGCGGGAAATCGCTGACAAGATCAGTATCATTGAGGAAATAGCTCGACAGACCAATCTACTCGCCTTGAACGCGGCCATTGAAGCTGCCCGCGCAGGCGAGCACGGCAAAGGCTTTGCGGTGGTCGCAGCCGAAGTCAGAAAGCTGGCGGAACGTTCAGGTGTCGCAGCGGGTGAAATCAGCCTGTTGGCAACCGAAAGCGTAGACGTGGCTGACCGTGCAGGCGAGCTGCTTGGCAAGTTGGTCCCGGACATCCAACGCACAGCTGAACTGGTCGAAGAGATCACCACTGCCAGCAATGAGCAGAATGCAGGAGCCTCCCAGATCAATACAGCGATTCAGCAACTCGACAGCGTGGTACAGCAAAACGCAGCTGCCTCGGAAGAGATGTCTTCGACATCATCCCAGCTGTCCGCTCAGGCCACACAGCTCCAGTCCACCGTCTCCTTCTTCAAACTTGATGAAGGCGGTTACCAGCAACCCCGGCAAGTCGTAGCAACCAGAAAGCCTGCACAAGCGCTGAGCACAACACAGTCTGCTCCTCAGGCCCCAACCCAAAGTGCACAAGGTGGTGTCGCATTGGAAATGAATGAGGACGAAGACTTCGAACGGTTCTAA
- a CDS encoding cytochrome b/b6 domain-containing protein — protein sequence MSQQSMKKIYLYSKFERFWHWFQAIMIILLLATGFEVHGTFELFGFMGAVDLHNTLGLLWLGMFFFFAFWMFVTHEYKQYIPTTKKLFEVATYYGSGIFKGEEHPVHKSKSAKHNPMQRLTYLALTAMLLPFQMVTGFLYWGYNDWANWGLSFLSLEVIGLLHLIGGFSILIFLIVHVYMTTTGHSVTAHIAAMFSGWEEVPEGFEVEEWEKKA from the coding sequence ATGAGTCAACAATCAATGAAAAAAATATACCTGTATTCCAAGTTTGAGCGTTTCTGGCACTGGTTTCAGGCCATCATGATTATCCTGCTTCTGGCCACTGGTTTTGAAGTACATGGTACGTTTGAGTTGTTCGGTTTCATGGGGGCGGTTGATCTGCACAACACCCTGGGGCTGTTGTGGCTCGGCATGTTTTTCTTCTTTGCCTTTTGGATGTTCGTAACCCACGAATACAAACAATACATTCCGACCACCAAGAAGCTTTTCGAGGTGGCCACGTATTATGGGTCAGGCATCTTCAAGGGAGAAGAGCACCCTGTGCACAAGTCCAAGAGCGCAAAGCATAATCCCATGCAGCGACTGACCTATCTGGCATTGACGGCCATGCTGTTGCCATTCCAGATGGTGACCGGTTTCCTGTACTGGGGATACAACGATTGGGCCAATTGGGGGTTGTCATTCCTCTCACTTGAAGTGATAGGTTTGTTGCATCTGATTGGCGGGTTTTCTATCCTTATCTTCCTCATTGTTCACGTTTATATGACGACCACCGGACATTCTGTCACCGCGCATATTGCGGCCATGTTCTCCGGTTGGGAAGAAGTTCCCGAGGGCTTTGAAGTAGAGGAATGGGAAAAGAAGGCATAA
- a CDS encoding tetrathionate reductase family octaheme c-type cytochrome: MVHAGSAWAAVEHENAPGRKLAIQATKAKPLIQTITADHSKFAQLQFDPEKQKTMRPEEVTQACLGCHNKAALQFHQTIHWTWRDEDEAGNPAKFGKGGISVNNFUINTASNEARCTSCHAGYGWKDNSFDFTSQEKVDCLVCHEKTGTYKKFPSGAGYPAKYVEDPENPGTQKGVVFKSNGKTYYAPDWAKVAQSVGRPERKNCGSCHFFGGGADAVKHGDLDSSLVKPDKNLDVHMGTKESGGQDFACTRCHTTRNHHVAGRIYEKPAALERKSLLQDDLGDKIMCESCHGSQPHMSGGMFSKLNDHTDKVACQSCHIPEFARAQSTKMWWDWSKAGQLMDGKAKIKGPDGKPVFLKKKGEFVWEKDVVPEYYWFDGTMDHVTTEDAIDPTGEVWLNRPNGDRKDPNSRIMPFKVHRAMSPYDKVNKTMVIPHLFPFDKKDKTAYWKGFDWEKSIEVGMKYAGQKYSGEFGFVETTYAFPTTHMVAPRENALKCAQCHNPEGRLKDLTGFYMPGRDKYQLVDSAGWFGAGAALLAVIIHGIMRFVSGLRRKED; the protein is encoded by the coding sequence ATGGTTCATGCCGGAAGCGCATGGGCCGCAGTGGAGCACGAAAACGCGCCGGGCAGAAAATTGGCCATTCAGGCGACCAAGGCGAAACCGCTTATTCAGACTATCACGGCTGATCACAGCAAATTCGCCCAGCTGCAATTTGATCCGGAAAAACAAAAGACCATGCGACCCGAAGAGGTCACGCAAGCCTGCCTTGGTTGTCACAACAAGGCGGCTTTACAATTTCATCAGACCATTCATTGGACTTGGCGGGATGAAGACGAAGCCGGGAATCCGGCAAAGTTCGGCAAGGGCGGAATATCCGTCAACAATTTTTGAATAAACACCGCAAGCAACGAGGCTCGTTGCACATCATGTCATGCCGGTTATGGATGGAAAGACAACAGCTTTGACTTTACCTCTCAGGAAAAAGTCGACTGTCTTGTCTGTCACGAAAAAACCGGAACCTACAAAAAGTTTCCGTCCGGTGCGGGTTATCCCGCCAAATATGTCGAGGACCCGGAAAATCCGGGTACGCAGAAGGGCGTGGTCTTCAAATCAAACGGCAAGACCTATTATGCACCTGACTGGGCCAAGGTTGCCCAATCCGTTGGCCGCCCGGAACGCAAGAACTGCGGTTCCTGCCATTTCTTTGGTGGTGGGGCTGATGCGGTTAAGCATGGCGATCTTGATTCCTCCTTGGTCAAACCTGACAAGAATCTCGATGTTCATATGGGGACCAAGGAATCCGGCGGTCAGGACTTTGCCTGTACCCGTTGTCACACCACACGGAATCATCATGTGGCCGGGCGTATTTATGAGAAGCCTGCGGCTTTGGAACGCAAGAGTCTGCTTCAGGACGACCTTGGCGACAAGATTATGTGTGAATCCTGCCACGGCAGCCAGCCCCACATGAGCGGCGGTATGTTTTCCAAGTTGAATGATCATACCGACAAGGTGGCGTGTCAGTCATGCCATATTCCTGAATTTGCTCGTGCCCAATCCACCAAGATGTGGTGGGATTGGTCCAAAGCAGGACAACTTATGGACGGTAAAGCCAAGATCAAGGGGCCAGATGGTAAGCCGGTATTTTTGAAGAAAAAGGGTGAGTTTGTCTGGGAAAAGGATGTTGTACCTGAATATTATTGGTTCGACGGGACCATGGATCACGTCACCACCGAAGATGCCATCGATCCTACCGGGGAAGTCTGGCTGAATCGGCCAAACGGCGACAGGAAAGACCCGAATTCCCGCATCATGCCGTTCAAAGTGCATCGGGCCATGTCTCCATATGACAAGGTCAACAAGACCATGGTCATTCCGCATCTTTTCCCCTTCGACAAGAAGGACAAGACTGCATACTGGAAGGGGTTTGACTGGGAAAAATCCATTGAAGTGGGCATGAAATATGCCGGACAGAAATACAGTGGTGAATTCGGGTTTGTGGAAACGACCTACGCTTTCCCGACCACACATATGGTTGCACCCCGCGAGAACGCGCTGAAGTGCGCCCAGTGCCATAATCCTGAAGGGCGACTCAAGGACCTGACTGGATTCTATATGCCGGGTCGGGACAAGTATCAGCTTGTGGATTCCGCAGGGTGGTTTGGCGCAGGAGCCGCATTATTGGCTGTTATCATTCATGGCATTATGCGCTTTGTCTCCGGTCTCAGAAGGAAGGAGGATTAG
- a CDS encoding bile acid:sodium symporter, with amino-acid sequence MFALLQKISKNLVVVIPVMMVAGFVYGVSADTGWLKSMIVPFTFLMVYPMMVTLKIRKVFEGGDVKAQILTQLINFGLIPFLAFGVGLLFFKDNPYMALGLLLAGLVPTSGMTISWTGFAKGNMSAAIKMTVIGLILGSLATPFYVQAFMGTTIDISLLAVFRQIFFIVFLPMVLGFFTQWFLVARYGQGLFQKEIGPKFPSLSTLGVLGIVFVALALKAKTIASAPEVLLDILAPLVIIYGVNFVLSTVVGKFFLSRGDAIALVYGSVMRNLSIALAIAINAFGSKGSDAALVIAMAYVIQVQSAAWYVRFTPKIFGDSQAESMQGAVTVPVKG; translated from the coding sequence ATGTTCGCATTGCTTCAGAAAATATCTAAAAATCTTGTTGTCGTCATCCCTGTGATGATGGTGGCAGGGTTTGTTTACGGAGTGTCCGCCGATACCGGCTGGCTTAAATCCATGATCGTTCCATTCACCTTCCTCATGGTTTATCCCATGATGGTCACACTCAAGATCAGGAAGGTTTTTGAGGGGGGCGACGTCAAGGCGCAAATACTTACTCAGCTCATTAATTTCGGGCTGATTCCCTTCCTCGCCTTTGGCGTCGGCCTCCTCTTTTTTAAAGACAATCCATACATGGCCCTCGGTCTGCTCTTGGCCGGACTGGTACCCACGAGTGGTATGACCATTTCGTGGACCGGTTTTGCCAAGGGAAACATGTCTGCTGCCATCAAAATGACTGTTATCGGTCTGATTCTGGGGTCTTTGGCTACACCCTTTTATGTGCAGGCCTTCATGGGGACGACCATTGATATAAGCCTTTTGGCCGTATTCAGGCAGATCTTTTTCATTGTGTTTTTGCCCATGGTTTTGGGCTTTTTCACTCAATGGTTTCTGGTGGCCCGTTATGGTCAAGGATTATTTCAGAAAGAGATCGGGCCGAAGTTTCCGTCGCTTTCCACGCTGGGCGTTCTCGGCATCGTGTTCGTGGCCTTGGCGCTCAAGGCAAAGACTATTGCCTCGGCTCCCGAAGTACTGCTCGATATCCTTGCCCCGCTCGTGATTATTTACGGCGTGAATTTTGTTTTGAGTACCGTGGTGGGCAAGTTCTTCTTGTCGCGTGGTGATGCTATTGCATTGGTTTATGGCTCGGTCATGCGTAATCTTTCCATTGCATTGGCAATTGCCATCAACGCCTTTGGCTCCAAGGGGTCGGATGCCGCTTTAGTCATAGCCATGGCGTATGTCATTCAGGTTCAGTCCGCGGCCTGGTACGTCCGGTTTACTCCGAAAATCTTTGGTGATTCACAAGCCGAGTCCATGCAAGGTGCTGTTACAGTCCCGGTGAAGGGATGA
- a CDS encoding Crp/Fnr family transcriptional regulator produces the protein MKKNELKDAIRDFPVFAKLKEEQLDRLASHAEIMEFPRKSLFFSEDKSAQGMHVLLSGQVKLFKISEDGKEQTIFVFGPGEPFCLCSTFSDGKLPANLGALENSQVLYITPDEFELLVQEDPSILLVMMRVMSRRLKEAMDMIDSLSLKQVPSRLMAYFESRHQGGRVTLDLSYRELAKIIGITPEALSRTLHKMVNDKLIAMDGSDIMLTGTDKTD, from the coding sequence ATGAAAAAAAATGAACTCAAGGACGCAATCCGGGATTTTCCGGTATTTGCCAAGCTCAAGGAAGAGCAGCTCGACCGACTGGCTTCACATGCCGAAATCATGGAATTCCCCAGAAAATCACTGTTCTTCAGTGAAGACAAATCAGCTCAGGGCATGCATGTACTGCTCTCGGGACAGGTGAAACTGTTCAAGATATCCGAAGACGGAAAAGAACAGACCATCTTTGTCTTCGGTCCGGGAGAGCCGTTCTGTCTCTGCTCCACCTTTTCCGATGGCAAGCTGCCAGCCAATCTCGGAGCATTGGAGAACAGTCAGGTTCTATACATCACGCCGGATGAATTCGAACTGTTGGTCCAGGAAGACCCGTCCATCCTGCTCGTCATGATGCGGGTCATGTCCCGCCGTCTGAAAGAAGCCATGGACATGATCGATTCCCTATCACTCAAGCAGGTGCCGTCCCGATTGATGGCCTACTTTGAAAGCCGCCATCAGGGTGGCCGCGTCACGCTTGATCTGTCATACCGGGAACTCGCCAAGATCATCGGTATCACCCCGGAGGCTCTGTCGCGAACCCTGCATAAGATGGTCAACGACAAGCTGATCGCCATGGATGGATCAGACATAATGCTTACAGGTACAGACAAAACAGACTGA